The Gracilinanus agilis isolate LMUSP501 unplaced genomic scaffold, AgileGrace unplaced_scaffold37225, whole genome shotgun sequence sequence GGGAggggtgggatttttttttttttggaggggtgggggtgtcgctttttttttttttttttttttttttttttttttttttaacacggAGAGAAACATTTTGGGATTTGTTGTGTACAGCATGGAGGAGAATGAGCAGAGCCACAGCgaagcggcggcggcggcggcagcgagTGAGGACCagaggcaacagcagcagcagcaacagcagcaacagcagcagcaggaatcgggcggcggcggcggcggcggcggcggcggcggcggcagcccCAGCGATGGAGACACTGGCCGGAGGAGGGCTCTGATATTGCCTGTGGTTTTGCAGGCGCCCGGGAACCACCAGCATCCGCACCGGATTACTAACTTTTTCATCGACAACATCTTGCGGCCGGAGTTCGGCCGAAGAAAGGAAGCAGGGACCTGCTGCAGTagtggagggggaggaagaggaggagaagaaggaggaggaagtgcaggaggaggaggaggagagggaggaggaggaggcggcggctgcggtggaggaggaggaggaggaggaagtggcgGGGGCAGCGGAGGCAGCCCGGAGCGGCTCCTCCTCTCCAGCCGGGAGCACCGGAGCTCCACCTCGGCTCCCGGAGCGGGCGGGCAGCTACCCGGAGGCGGGGGAGGCTCTCCCGGGGAAGGCGAAGGCGGCTCCAAAGCGCTCTCCTTGCATGGAGGCGGGGGCAAGAAGGGAGGCGAGCCAGGGGGACCATTGGAAGGAGCCCTGAAGTCTCGGGGCTTGAGCGGCGGCGATCTGTCGGTGAGCTCGGACTCGGACAGCTCCCAAGCGAGTTCCAACCCCGGCAATCAACCCATGCTCTGGCCCGCCTGGGTTTACTGCACCCGATACTCGGACAGGCCGTCTTCAGGTAAAGACGACGTTTCTTTTCCAATCTCACTTCTGCTACCATTGAGCCCCAAGGTGTCTATCTGGGAAATTTGGAACCCCTGGAATCAGCCAACCCTCTTCAGCCtctactccctccctccctccctccacccttcATCaggctcttttcttccctccctcatctcTTAGCCAggctcccttctccccttcctttccctttaatACCAGCCAAATGACTGGGCCAGCACTCAGTCTCTTCTAGCTGCTCTTTCGAAAAACGATTGGTAGTTTAGGGGTGGATACTGTAGGAAAGGGTCCAAATTGCTGCCGTGTGGAAGGAGGAGTGGTGGTGAAAGCACACACACTCGACCTAAATTGAAAACTAGAGGCGAAGTCAAGAGCGGAAGGAGGAGAGGACCAGGGGATCTTAACCCACAAATGGACGTTGAGTGGATGGAGGTTTTATCCCTCCGGCGGGCTTTTCCGGGGAGTGGCGAGGCCGAGAGAGGGAAGGATGAGACTGTAAATACAGACGAGggtgagaaagggagagggggagagattCTGAAAGGGCCTTCCTTTTCTAATCACTTCCACTAGACTTCGTCCTTGcagtataatttttctttgaagcctGGACCAGCAAGCAAGATCTATTTAAGGGTTATGTTTCTGATCATTTattaacagaaagggaaaaataaggaagagacCCAGataaaagaggttttttttttccttcccaaccATTCCCTTACTctcattttttcagtcttcttccaAGTCAGCTCAGATTAGCTCCAGAATCTGCATTCCCTCTCTTCACCCATCCCCTCCATGTTCTCTATCCAATAATTGGGTGGTTTggttgggaggggaaaaaaaattaaacactagTTCAAGAAAACTGTTGAAACCCTCTATGTATACACCCTTTCTTTAGGCCTAGACCAAGTGGGAACTGAGTGTGAACCTGTGGGGATGTGTAAGGAAAGGGTGCAGTAGTAAAGGCCAGAAGTGatgtctttttctcctcttttattttctcGGGGATAGGGATAAGCTCGGATTTCgattaaagaaaaagggaacTTCCATTCAGATTTAAAAAGGGGAGAGCTAGCTGGGGGCAGGTGGCTGTCTTTCTGGGACTATTTCACAGCTTCTAATGTCTTTTAGAAAAGATCCTTCTGTCCAAAAAGGTTTCTTCACTGTTTTACCTAGCGATATATAAGATTGAGGGAGATAAATGTGTGTTAAGTAGGAAGAATGGGGAAGTTTGGAGGACCTATTTTcgattaagttttttttttcttcaaaaaattccACAAGAACCTAAAAATCATTAAGCATTCAGAAAGAGTTTCAGATCTGGGAAAAGCCACAGGAAATCATCTCCATTTGTAAATAATAATTACCTTAGAATTAAAAACAACATAAACAATAATTCATCCCCTGATGTGTTAAATGGCTACCCCCATACTATATAACTATATTGCTTTTTGGGGGAAAGGTCTGATTTAGTTTATCTAAGTAGGAGTTTACAACATTTGAAAAGAATTCTTCAacatcccttccctcccccccccaaatgaataattaggataaaataatattaccAGCCAGAACTGAAATTTACTCCATTGTTCTCGACTCCCTTCCtttgttaatatttaattaaCATATATCCTCACAATGGCACAGGCCAGGGTGAGAAACCTCCTCGCTTGTGCTTTGTGCCgagaccaaagaaataaaaatcaggaTTCTTCCTATacagttcagcaaaattgtcGCCAGGAAAATTCAATATTAACAGCCACCCTCCATTTTTAAACCTAACCAACTATGCTTACATTTAACATGACTATATATGACATTGACGAGGGAAGAGTTTGCTCTTTTTATCTTTATCCTTGTTCTTTCCCTAGCTCCCCCTCCACCCTTCGTTTTAAGGAAGATTCCGTTGTTACTTTTCATGAGTAGAGAGAACTTGGAGATTTCCAAATGGGATCAGATGTGATGTTAGGCTTGGGGGTAGGGGGTGCCTcttcttttattgttctttttaaaaatgcatatagcAATGGGGATGGATTTGTCTATACCTATATGCGGAACTTTTGGGTATAGATTCCTGTAAAAGGACTAAGAgatgaaggagaggagagagaaaggcagaaagataACTGTCCTCAATCCCTAAAACAGAGAAACTGCATTCACATGGACTTTCTGAGATCAAaaggtggggtgggggttggCTACCATTATTTTTCACTTCTCTATCCAGATCCTCCGACCCTTACCCTGAAATCCTAAATGGGAAG is a genomic window containing:
- the EN2 gene encoding homeobox protein engrailed-2 codes for the protein MEENEQSHSEAAAAAQQQQQQESGGGGGGGGGGGGSPSDGDTGRRRALILPVVLQAPGNHQHPHRITNFFIDNILRPEFGRRKEAGTCCRGEGGGGGGGCGGGGGGGGSGGGSGGSPERLLLSSREHRSSTSAPGAGGQLPGGGGGSPGEGEGGSKALSLHGGGGKKGGEPGGPLEGALKSRGLSGGDLSVSSDSDSSQASSNPGNQPMLWPAWVYCTRYSDRPSSGPRSRKPKKKNPNKEDKRPRTAFTAEQLQRLKAEFQTNRYLTEQRRQSLAQELSLNESQIKIWFQNKRAKIKKATGNKNTLAVHLMAQGLYNHSTTAKDGKSDSE